CTTCAgcgaagaaggcgaagaccAACACCAACCCGACCCCTCTACAGATTTCCACCCGGGCCACATCACCCGGGATACCTTCCAGGCCCTACTAACCTGCTACCCGGCCACCTTGGAGGCCGTGACGCGCCGCAAGGCCATAGATCGCGTTCTCAAAACTGTCTCAAAACGAGGGAAGCAGGCCAAACGCTTAAATCAGGCGCCTCCTTCTCAGGTTGTGACTCCTGAGTTGGATGAGGGGCAGAAGAAGCAGGTTGAGGCTGAGGTCGAGGCGTTCCGGGAGTTGGACGCCCTGAGGTATGAGGAGTTGCCGGGTGTAGCGGCCGAGAAGAGGGCtttggagaaggaggaggttgtgaagTTGGTTGAGTGGAAGTTGtgagttctttttttcttttattttttttgtgtTTTGTGTGACTTGGTTTGATTTGTATGGTTTGAATGGCTGTTGACCCGTGTGTAGGAAACATGGTATTTTCCGTCCTACACTGCTGGGCATGGTGAAGGCGAATCAAGCAAAAACTGTTCAAAAAGCTACATCGGATGCTTTTACGGCAGTGAACCCGACTACACCCGCCGAGGGTGAAGCTGGGGCTGAAACTGGGGATAAGCCAGAAACCGACCCGACAGCTTCATTCCCCAAGCCGAGCCTAGACGCTCTAATGAAACCGCTCCGCGGCGTAGGCATAGCTACAGCGTCGCTACTCTTATCTGTGGGCACGATCCGTGACCCCGAGCATGAGGCTCCATTCTACAGTGACGATACGTACCTCTGGCTATGTATGAAGGAGTTCCCGTGTCCCGGGACCCGGCTCGGTCAGGAGAGCGAAAAGACAGAGATCAACAAGCTCGGGAAGAAGGCGAGCAAGTTCCGACGGCCGAATGGCGAGATCAATGTCAAATATGATGTCTCGGAGTATCGGACGCTGTGGACGGCTGTGAATGAATTGCGGGCGAGGTTGAATGAGTCCGAGACTCCTTCAGGGAAGGTTTCTTGTGCGGATATTGAGAAGGTGGCTTTTGTGTTGAGGCATATTGATGTTTCGGGGTATTTGGAGGAATATGATGTCGTGGATCATGATTTGCAGCCGGCGGATGAGGGGATTCATGAGGCGAAGACGAATCCGGGGATTAAACGGAAGCGACCCGATAAGGAGGACCTGAAGAAGGGAGGTCGGAATAGTAAGAAGAAGACTACTTGATGGGGGGTGTGGGTTTGTGGTTGTTTATGATATCCAATGTATTTGTATCTTGAAAAGTAACGTTGCCCTTATGTTCAGCCTCTTAAACCTACATAGAAAAGAGGTCTCTCGTAATTCACCCTAATCAGATAATCTGAAGAAAAGATTAAGAGGATCAATTGACGTCTCCTCAAATGCTTATCTTCCCGTTGGCGCCATTCAAGCGGGCCGGGACCACATCGTCCACCAACGACACGAAGCACAATCTCCCCACATCGTGGCGGGCCTCGTCACCCACGCTGCTCAATTTGCGTCGCCGATGATGAATCCCATGAACTTTTACACCAAAGTGGGAACATCGttgctttccccttttctatATACTCTGTCACTGGTCAGTGACCACTGATACTATAACGTACTCCATTCGATACTCCCCACAGGTCATTTCCCCGACTCGTACTCTCTAGACGATGTAAAAAGTATAAACACTGTAGTATACAAGTCTTACCCATCTATCTTATCCAAAGACTTGATAATGCACTTTTCtcacatacatacatatacacaTTCACCTATACGTACACATACACAAACCCCCAAATGTCAATATACACATACATCTACCCATTCCTCCTCCTATTAACCCAATCCCAAGCCCTAAAATGGCACACCCTCCTCTACGACATCGGCCTGCTGGGCGCGCACCCAGTCACAAAATACGAATCCTTCGACCTCGCCTCCCCAGAACCCAATATTCTAAAATGGGACCCCCGCTGCGAAGACAAATACGTCTTCCTCAGTCCACGGGGCCATTTCTACCCGCACCCGGGGCCATTGATCTTCGATAATAAGGGGGACTTGGTCTGGATGGAGGATCGGTTCGGGATGGTTATGGATTTCAGGGTTCAGAGGTTTCGGGGGGAGGATTATTTGACGTTTTGGGTTGGGGAGGATGATGGGACGAGGGGGTTGGGGGTGTATTATATGGtttgttctcttcttctccttctccttcttcttcttcttcttgtttgagTTCTGGGTGTAGGGGGTGAGAGTTGTTAGGGTTATTGTGGTCACAAGGGATACAGTGATAACTGACACTGAAAAACAATAGTTAGATTCAACCTACACCCTAACCCACACCATAACCCCCCTCAACAACCAAAGAGGCGACGTCCATGAATTCCAACTCACCCCCGCCGGCACAGCCCTAATCACCATCTACGAGATCATCCCCTACGACCTTACGCCAGTCAACGGTCCCCCAAGCGGGTGGATCTACGATTGTCTCTTCCAGGAAATCGACGTCGAAACCAACACACTCCTCTTCCAATGGCGAGCCAGTGACCATTACAATATCACTGAAACTTATTTCCCGTTAAACGGGAAGGGAGGTGCGAATTCGAGTAAGGAGGCTTATGACTATTTTCATATTAATAGTGTGGATAAGTTGGACGATGGACGGTATCTTGTTTCGTCGAGGTATATGCATACTGTTACCTGTATTGGGGGCGATGGGGAGGTGTTGTGGGTTCTtggggggaagaggaatatGTTTGGGGATTTGTCGGGGGGACTGGCGACGGGGTTTAAGTGGCAGCATAATGCGAGGTGGGTTCCTGGGTCTTTTGGGTCTGGAGGAGGGAATGGCGATGAGGGTGTGGATGTGATTACAGTGTTTGATAATGGGGCCAATGATCATGTCATGGATGAGGATCATAGTCGGGGCTTGGTGATTGAGGTAGATGCCAACAATTGGACCGCGACGGCCAGACACGTGTACCCTGCGCCTGGGGGATTCAGTGCGCATTCGCAGGGTAATATGCAGGTGTTGGAGGAATCGGGAAATGTGTTTGTCGGCTGGGGCAAGGCTGCGGCGTATACCGAGTTCAGTGCCCGTGGGGAGGTGCTCTGTGATACGCACTGGGGTCCAAAGAtgttctttcctttgggttgGGTCAAGTCGTATCGGACGTATAAGTCGGACTGGGTTGGGAGGCCTGTTATGCCGCCGGATGTAGCGGTTGATGAGGGTTCAAAGACGGTGTTTGTTAGTTGGAATGGCGCGACGGATGTTGCCGGGTGGGTTCTGCAGAGGGTCGGCAGCTCTACAGAGGACGAGTTTGAGACGGTGGATTATCTGCCCAAGACGGGGTTTGAGACGGCCATCGAGATGGGTGAGGCTGGTGGGTATTGGAGGTTGGTTGCGGTGGACTTCACCGGCGAGGAGTTGGGCTATACGGAGGTGTTTGGTGTGGACCATTCGGTATGTTGCTACTATTTGGTGATCTAGAAGGGTTGATACTGACAGGTCTTATCTGTAGGAGTCTTGGAGTCTCTCTTCGGCGTTGGCGGAAGATGATGGTCTGCTGCATATGCTTACCGCTGCTTGTGCGGTGGGAGCTGTACTGGCTGCTCTATGGCAGACCAGGAAGAGGATCTCAGGGGCTGCGTTATCTTGCATCACTACGGGCTCGACGGGTTTATTGATATGATTGAATAGCTTATTGTTTGGTTCGGCTCGTTTGATACCCTACGCATGGATAGcgtgatgtatgtacatacacaggTAGATAGTTCCCCTAAGACAAATTGGTGACGACGAAGCACTTTATGTCTGAGATACGGAATTGGATATGATTATAATTACATCGATTTAATTCATAGCATATTAGACATACATTAAACCACTGCCCTTCCATCAATGCAGCATACACATCAGTGATTGCTATTATGTATTATCATAAATCTCTCGACTCAAGCTGGAACAATTACAGCCCCAAAACACCCAGCACAACACCCAGCATCAAGCCCCCCTCGACAGCCCCGAATGCCGCCGTAGGAAGAGCAGCAGCACCAGTAGACGTACTAGTCGAGGTGGCAGTAGAGGAACTGGTCTTCTTCGCTTCCGTCGCCGAAGCCGTCGAAGAGGCAATCGTTGTTGACGACGAGGGGAGAGCTTTTGCTGCATTGCAGTAGACTtgttgcttttgcttttcagGGCCGCTCTCCGCAGAACCAGGGCAGTTGTTGTAGCATCTGTTCATGCCGTTCCATATATTAGCCAATGGTAGCATGTGGTAGAAGGGTTCAAACATAATGTCCGTATATACATGCATGCTTTCTGTACAAGAAAGTGTTGAACAGGAAAGGAAGTGTCTAAACTCACGTAACAACGTTGCCCTGCTGCTCACACAGGCACTTCCACTCGTTTACTCCGCAAGCTTTCAATTGGCCCATCATTCGTTCTTTACAATCATCCACGATGCTGTTTGAATAAGCTTAGTCAATATCTAGATATCTGAGTAGAAATGATCCGGCTTGGTGACATACTTCTGAGCAGCGCACTTCGACCCGGTCGAAGTCGTTGTCCCGGCAGTAGCAGTGGCCTGGGTCTGGGCCGCTGcaaggagggggagggatCCTGTCAGGATAGTGGTGAAGAGTGTGGCACGCATGTTTCCGTTTGAATTGTTAATGGTAGTTGAAATGAGAGTTAGGGCAAA
The sequence above is a segment of the Aspergillus flavus chromosome 4, complete sequence genome. Coding sequences within it:
- a CDS encoding ASST-domain-containing protein, whose amino-acid sequence is MSIYTYIYPFLLLLTQSQALKWHTLLYDIGLLGAHPVTKYESFDLASPEPNILKWDPRCEDKYVFLSPRGHFYPHPGPLIFDNKGDLVWMEDRFGMVMDFRVQRFRGEDYLTFWVGEDDGTRGLGVYYMLDSTYTLTHTITPLNNQRGDVHEFQLTPAGTALITIYEIIPYDLTPVNGPPSGWIYDCLFQEIDVETNTLLFQWRASDHYNITETYFPLNGKGGANSSKEAYDYFHINSVDKLDDGRYLVSSRYMHTVTCIGGDGEVLWVLGGKRNMFGDLSGGLATGFKWQHNARWVPGSFGSGGGNGDEGVDVITVFDNGANDHVMDEDHSRGLVIEVDANNWTATARHVYPAPGGFSAHSQGNMQVLEESGNVFVGWGKAAAYTEFSARGEVLCDTHWGPKMFFPLGWVKSYRTYKSDWVGRPVMPPDVAVDEGSKTVFVSWNGATDVAGWVLQRVGSSTEDEFETVDYLPKTGFETAIEMGEAGGYWRLVAVDFTGEELGYTEVFGVDHSESWSLSSALAEDDGLLHMLTAACAVGAVLAALWQTRKRISGAALSCITTGSTGLLI
- a CDS encoding GPI anchored serine-threonine rich protein (unnamed protein product) codes for the protein MRATLFTTILTGSLPLLAAAQTQATATAGTTTSTGSKCAAQNIVDDCKERMMGQLKACGVNEWKCLCEQQGNVVTCYNNCPGSAESGPEKQKQQVYCNAAKALPSSSTTIASSTASATEAKKTSSSTATSTSTSTGAAALPTAAFGAVEGGLMLGVVLGVLGL